Within Pecten maximus chromosome 15, xPecMax1.1, whole genome shotgun sequence, the genomic segment tccatacccaagggttacgttcaatgtcgctaccatcctccataccccaggggttacgttcaatgtcgctaccatcctccataccccaggggttacggtcaatgtcgctaccatcctccataccccaggggttacgttcaatgtcgctaccatcctccatacccagaGGTTACGTTCAATGTCGCTACCATCCTCCATACCCCAGAGGTTACGTTCAATGTCGCTACCATCCTCCATACCCCAGGAGGTTACGTTCAATGTCGCTACCATCCTCCAtaccccaggggttacgttcaatgtcgctaccatcctccataccccaggggttacggtcaATGTCGCTACCATCCTCCATACCCAAGGGGTTACGTTCAATGTCGCTACCATCCTCCATACCCCAGAGGTTACGTTCAATGTCGCTACCATCCTCCATACCCCAGGAGTTACGTTCAATGTCGCTACCATCCTCCATACCCCAGGAGTTACGTTCAATGTCGCTACCATCCTCCATACCCCAGAGGTTTCTTTCAATGTCGCTACCATCATCCATACCCCAGGAGTTTTCAAGATTGAGACTTTAAAGCCTATTTCCATTGAATTGACTTCGCGACCAAGATTCGATGATATAAAGAGAAGAAAAATCGTTTTCCCTAGAATATTAATCACCGCAACAACTTGTGGTTGATGGAATATTTGTGAAGGCTTTATTGTTGTATAGATTAAAACAAGACAATAAGAAATTCAATCTGATAAACTATTATTTATTAATGAACTAAATTGATCTATGACTAGTGCCTTTACACTTACCCAattaggatatccataaatttacataaattgcTATATATTAGGCCATAGCGATGTCTGGCAGGATCCTAAGAATTCAAAAACTGACCGCCTGTATTCTCCAATACATATATGGCACATCAGCGCCACCCAGGTAGCACGGGTTGGCCTCATCCCCCCAAAGTAGCTTTTGAGTGGGAGCAATCGTACAACAACCCAGAATAATTTATACCGTAATTTTTTCATTGTCTccataacatgtatataaattgtatgtatCTATTTCCTGTCCCTAGggtaaattatataacatataacctTTCCACAGTGGACAAAAAACTCCCCGGTGGTAATTAACACCAGTGAAGTAGCTAGGGCGCCCCACCCGGTTTCTCGGGAGTGGACTGAAATTCCTGTCCCCCCATGGTAAATCATGGATGAGACCTAACCTAGACCTATCATGTCCCCCCCGGTTTCTCGGGAGTGGACAAAAATTCCTGTCCCCCCATGGTAAATCATGGATGAGACCTAACCTAGAACTGGGTTGAAGTCAACAATGATCGCCTTCGAGTCTGAATCCCCAGGATCCCGCCAACCCACCTGGATCTCCATCCTGCTATGACAAATTACACATAATTAAATCATCCTCATTGTGTTATCTTTGGTAATTTTCACTAATTCTCTGTATATTGTTAATTGACATTAATAACACTCATACCGAGCTCCAGTATCCAAAAACTATACATACCATAGATATAATATCCAAATTTATAGCATTACAAGAATCGGCAATTATTGAATGTACATAATACTGTTAAATAGGCACTAGTCACAGTGACTCAACATTCACTCTTCCACAAGGtaataatcaaagtactgaaagtactgaagacacaaacgaaaacaaattattttaactgcttttgtttagtggggacatggtcaactttgtatggaacatcaccaatacctgattaggactaggacaaaatattggcaagaaaagaaattcatatctacttttgattgcaagtgcgtcttggcagctaattttcagaataggtactcgggtaatcttatttgacatcttcaatgggttaatgtatacgtagttgtagatgtaatatgaaggtcctagattacctgtaaaattaatgaggcctttcttttcaaacttttgaggatcccatgcctataagcgcttcacaaattatcattatcattagcatttgaaaaaatatttatacatttgatgtagcgccccatctagctaccagcttttagataagagagagctcaggttaaaaacatttgtgtgattgttttaggattttatcgtgtgtgcgagccctggtttgaatgatgttatgtcaaggttttgaatgatattttgtggcagattgttctatcccttcagtgccttctgtaaaatagcgataacaaacttcaattgtcaaaatacaatatggctgcctgtcggccatgttgttttccgattagtctcaaaatgcaatatccataactaggcaccgaggggaacctacatataaaatttgagaaagatcccttcagcactttctgagaaatagtgataacaaacttcaattgtccaaatccaagatggctgcctgtcggccatattgttttccgattggtctcaaaatgcaatatgcataattaatgtaagcaccaagaggaacctacatatgaaatttgagaaagatcaattcagtgctttctgagaaatagcaataacaaacttcaattgtcaaaacctaagatggctgcctgtcggccatattgttttccgattggtctcaaaatgcattatgcataaccacccaccaagggaaacctacatatcaaattttagaaagatcccttcagcactttttgagaaattgcgataacaaacttcaattgtccaaatccaagatggctgcctgtcggccatgttgttttccgattagtctcaaaacgcaatatgcataactaggcaccgaggggaacctacttatgaaatttgaaaaagatcccgtcaacactttctgagaaatagtgataacaaacttcaattgacaaaatcaaagatggctgcctatcggccttattgttttccgattggtctcaaaatgcaatatgcataactaatgttagcaccaagaggaacctacatatgaaatttgagaaagatcaattcagtgctttctgagaaatagcaataacaaacttcaattgtcaaaacctaagatggctgcctgtcggccatattgttttccgattggtctcaaaatgcaatatgcataactagaaaccaagagaaacctatgaaattttagaagatcccttcagtactttgagaaatagcgataacaagaattgtttacggatggagggacggacggaccactgacgcagggcgatttgaatagcccaccatctgatgatggtgggttaaaaacacctgggtctgataaacagactctggaagcgtagaatgcggatgtagacagggcagggtataccatcacgacgggcacattaaactaagcactatattcaaaacttagaattacatgctcatatcagctcagacttgagacagtttcttaagagtgaacatgattttcatatagcactctacgttatatgtttacactccatactgtgtagctacaaatcatctatacaacaaaaacacattcattcacatgtacagttcaaatcaatttgaagtggaattttgtttttcacttatgtacattgcatcaaatattctccgcaatagtatatgtaccatatacataactgtaactgcatgatacatatatatatgtatgtatggtatatatatcatgttaattaatgttagtgagatgtgaatgtagctatatgtattgatatcatcgatttcaaaatcagaggtttttttttaatctgcagcatctgtcagatgaaaatgtagttcgaatgcccaaactggatgaactgtacatgtagtagcattcttcaaagtccattatgaatgcttttcatacaaatgtatttctttcaattgttcatgtgtttaaattattagaacactgaagtaatttttattttcataaaaatggaagtactgcttatctttaaaactaaattggatattgataagataaatttgccaaaatgttaaaaatcaaaccttattaagtagaatctaaacagttgtaaatggctaagcccactattcttaacaacaaaattacttattttgattctctgtcaaatataatcaggttacttgaagactttgtcagaaaagttaacacatatatacattattaatagttgctttaattaaattaatctgaatttgaacattaaaccgacttaacaatttaaatgaaaaaaatgtgttttcaccatttaccataattgacaagaagaaaataattatttaactcaacctatgatatagtatgtaacagtcatcaagacaatactattatctttagtcatgccaagttatttcacaataggatatatgcacaacacaaaaaagttttacaaatttttgttgtttagaggaataatgaacttagtaatttttgctgttcttctcaaataatatgtactagtgttgtaaagaaaaaaagattatttgcattgatttatcaatactttactgtgcattagtttaaaggttaattaaattcagaagctgaaatgatttaagacagaaaaaaccgctGATGTAGGaataacatttccactgcctttaaatatctctggttaaatttagcaatcagtacatttccatgaaaaatggtgttttctaaagagttactgccctttaaccgtccctgaagcgttcaaaactccaccaaacataataaaggtctatgtagatgtacatcgtagacccctttcttttttataatatgcttcgactgttatgtaatatttcaaatgataatgatagatcattttctattttttttaaaccatcacgaatattagaaaaaaagaatcagtcgctataattagagatgaaattttcagtgacgtctacatctgcatgcagacagccacgttaatgcggtacgcgttctgtaaacgaaaaacttcatgtgcattacgtaggatataatcaatagatccgaagtcaatattaatattcacaagtccatttgacatttcgaaaccctattcagtgagaatttatttaactttttatttgcaaacatgcgtatggtactcgactgccgttgttgcgatattgtcatgatgaatagacaactttttttctttcgtaaaaaaacatctatataatctaaccatctgcagactacatcaatcacatgcaagttaatatttcagtgagaaaatgacattcaaagttgggtttgatcacctactctttcttttattattgtttacattactgaaagatggcggacaaaatcggatgctggatgagtgatttttcaatgtacaaaataacaacgatattccgacgaaactttatcaatatcataacccattcagtaacatgccaccaaagaaaaaaaacacatagatgtcgatgatgaaaattcagcgtgatgttagtagatttttcttccgggtcacaggtaagcagcaatatggcgccagcgaaaagtcgattgtatcattccgcgtgaaatctaatgcgttcaacgcggaaaaatattcttacgtatcatcgacagaacatacttaaattaaatactttgaaaactatctatttgtgaggttctgttgttttgtcatatatctaacgaaactgcagtgttgcatttgactccgtaagtcacgggactattttttttgcgatagaatatgattgtgaagtggcagtggaagttgtgtcagagcgaacgaaaatgcccaaaaaaaacacattgtcctgtcagcttttaaaatacaacaaaacaaaaggtgattttttttaatagctgaacttcactgtatgtcattttttatcgtgaagttaaacaaatatttactgcataacattacggagttactgtaaagcaacgtttaggttggccaacagcagtatccgccagagccctcaaaagcgctgatatagactcaaacttacgtttgtgtctacgtttgtgtcaacaaaacaaaaggtaatttttttacagctgaactttactatatgtcattttttatcgtgaatatttacgatatttacaaatatttactgcatagcattacggagttactgtaaagcaacggttagattggccaaggcagtatccgccagagggcatcgtagattttgtcagctacacctcaaaagcgctgacatagactcaaacttacgtttgtgtcaaaaaatgCAAGTCAATCAATCTATGGAAGTGAAGTTCAGTTCCATTACTTGCATGCACGACATACATCATATACACATGTCCATCAAATTCAATATCCGTTTCGTAGATGAAGAGCTACCCATCCAGTCTGTAACTGTGCAAATGTTCCTTGTAGCAGACACAACACACCAATGTAATGTATTCATATTCTTGAACCACAAATAACACTGTCAAATTGTAAACTGGTTACCTGCAGAATTTATGTACTTATAAGTCACGCCACATCCTGGTTAAAGGGTGTCCAAGCCCATAACTCAAGGTTCGTGAAAGTTTATGTCATCCTTCACATATAAAAGCACACCAGGTATACACGTGTGTAGAAAAGTCAAACCCAGGTCAATCTGAGGACTCCGGTACTGGCTGTGGTCATCTAGGCCCCTCTGTGGTATGTTGAAGTCTGTAATGTAGAGAACTCTGGGCAGAAGGTTGGTACCAGTTAACAAAATTTAAAGTTCATAGCAAAAATATCCTACTGTAACCCATCTGGTAAATTGGGTGGGAGGGAGGGAAAATGTTGTCGTTCCTGTTGAAATGGCTGCAGGCTAGCTACACAATGTGGTTAACTAGGTCATAGGGATGTTTGAGATGCTCCCAAAATCTAGGTCCTGAAGCTGCTTGATTAATATTAAAGGAAACAACCCCATTGATTAGATCTTAAGGGAACTTGCCCCACTAATCTGGTACAGCCAATAGGCTGTCCCAGAACATGCttgttttaaaaaacatttatccTATATGAATTGATAAATGCAATTAAAACAAGACAATAAGAAATTCAATCTGATAAACTATTATTTATTAATGAACTAAATTGATCTATGACTAGTGCCTTTACACTTACCCAattaggatatccataaatttacataaattgcTATATATTAGGCCATAGCGATGTCTGGCAGGATCCTAAGAATTCAGAAACTGACCGCCTGTATTCTCCAATACATATATGGCACATCAGCGCCACCCAGGTAGCACGGGTTGGCCTCATCCCCCCAAAGTAGCTTTTGAGTGGGAGCAATCGTACAACAACCCAGAATAATCCATTCTTCCTGTCAAAAACAAATCTAAGCCGTTAGCCACCAGCCAAAGATTCTCTTGGTCGTCCATGGCAAAGGAATCCACCCAACGCAGACTAGTGTCATTAGAGATGACTAACATTTCGGTACTCTTCTGAGAAAATGGCCACTTATTGACAGCATACTTGGTCAGTCCGCCGTAATACAAAGCCTTATCTGTAGCCACCATCCCGTCGGAAAAGTCATTTTTTCGGTCGACTCTTTCTACATAGAAGGTTGATGATTGCTTTCTAAGCACATTCGTCGGCACCCTGTACAGTGAGTAGGCATTCAACGCGCAGAAGTAGACGAATCGGAAATCATAGCTCATGGCAATGCCATTGAGATGGACTCTCATCGTTAAAGTATTGTCACCGATTAAAATCGACTCGACAGCTTCTTCTACTTCCATTGATGGATGTTTGAAGAAATAAGACACATCCCTCTCATGGTCGTACACAATTAGCTTGGCGTCAACAGAATCAGTTATGTACGCAAAGGAAGCGGCACCATTAACGTAATCTAGAACAATATCGTTCAGAAAATTAGATGTCCTAGACACAACGGCATCGGGAAACTCGTGCACGTGAACTAGCTTGTCATTTCGGACGTCGTAGATGATGAGTTTTGCTGGACATAGGTTTTGTGGATGGTCCGTGAGGATGTCTGTACGTCCAACATCTATTATCCACAtgtaccctgtgttagggtcaACTTCCATGCTCTGAGCATACTGGAGGGCATTGCAGTCACCCAATGTCTGCATTTCCCAGTTAGGGTATGGTTCCAAAATACTTTCATCTGTATTTGTAGGGTCGGTAATGACCTTGTTCAGCGTTGATGGGACACCCGGCCTCCATCTGGGAACGGTGACGTAAACGTTTCCATCCAAGACTTTAATTCCAgaaataatattattttcaacgacgaatttctttttcattatGTAGTTTTGTTTGGTGGTTTCATTAGGCCAAGAATAACCCACGGATTCCCAATGGTTGACGATTCCTGCTTCTTGAGTAGACACGTCCTGTATGTACAAAAACGACAGTAGGACAAGCACGATAACAGAATGCACGTCCGCCATGACAGTTTCACCAGTAGGTAGAAATGTCTAAGAATGAGttcttaatttgatattttgtcccGTTCTGTGAACGATCTGTCTGTATGTGAAGACTGGGTTTTAAGGGGATTTATATAGTTTCTTCGTGTAATTCCATATCCTGTTCTACTGAGATCCGGGTGAGCAGCCATTGGTTGGTTACCCGTAAATGTCCTGTGCCGTTATCAACTGCTACTTCAGTGCCGTTTCCTTTTACGCAGTCGGATATGatcattgtaaaacaataaGATTTTATAGAGGATGCTATGGTCATTTGGCAACGTTTTACGTCATCAAATACGGGTACAGAGACATCCATATCGAACCTTTGCCACCGTTGACACCTACAAGCAAAGGCAGGTTGAGCAAGATTATAACAATCTCGCATTCTATATCCTGTGAGCTAGATCTGCTCCACAGAGGTTTACTGAAGCAATGTCTTTACATACTGCCCCTTCCTTGACAGCCGCCAAGGTTGTGTTTTAAGAAAGAATCCCTTAATGACTTACTCAAGCAGTTGTGGTACTGGTATGTGGGTGTTTCTCCTATTATCTATTTGATATTATTAGAAGGTATGGAgtacaggaccaatataaagTTTCATCAGGATATCACTTCGACCACCTTGTGTATACCACATGTACTCTAACTATATTTAGATctagttaaaaaaaatttaacactGCCAAGGTGGAAGACTTTTTGTGATGAAATTAGTTTCTGCATTTCCCTTACATGCAGTCACACGTGCAATTATAGATTATTTCTTATCATTTTTAGGAATCAGGAACTAAACACGTTTTCCCCAACATTACTTATAAAATTTTGTTGTAATGAAAGGGATGCATGTGTATTTGTTTCCTTCTTGTGAAATTCTGTGGTTGGGATTATTTTAAATACTATGTATCTCCATTTCTGTTTGAAATAATTGAAGTCATTCTGTTATACTTTACGCGGAGTAAAACTTAAGTGCAAATTATATTTGGAAAATTAAGGCCCCAAATTTGATTAATTGGACACAGAAAATAgttctgatatttattttaaacaaatgcaGGATTATAATCTACAATAGTTAAAGATGTTCATGGCCATTACAATGTAGAAGCATTGATATTAAGAGTATACACATTGTTCTGGGCCATGTGGTCTTGTATAAGGGTCCATACTGGTTCAATGTCCAAAGTTTAAACCAGATTCATGGTTAGATTTTATATCAGTCATAATCCATggtcatttttagctcacctggcgTCGTCCGTCAacgttttctttaaattgctactagtcctaaagtattgaatggattttcaccaaatttggtcaggaacatccttgggggaaggggaacagacattgtataaatttttactcttaacccccaggggcctgaggggtggggccaaataggggaaatagagttaatcctttaaatcgctactagtcatcaagttatgaatgaatttgaaccaaatttggtcaggaacatttttgagagaaggggaacagagtttgtatgaatttttactctgaacccccaggggcctgaggggcggggccaaataggggaaataggcttaatcatttaaatcactactagtcatcaagttatgaatgaatttgaaccaaatttggtcaggaacatccttggcagaaggggaacaaagtttgtataaatttttactctgaacccccaggggcctgaggggcggggccaaataggggaaatagggttaatcctttaaatcgctactagtcataaagttatgaatggattttaactaaatttggtcaagaacatccagagaggaaggggggaaagagtttgtataaatagtgaggggcctgaggggcggggccaaataggggaaatagagattagtctttaaattgctacttgccataaagttttaaatggatttaaccaaatttggtcaagaacatccttgggagaaggagAACCGAGTCtggataaatttttactctgtacccccaggggcctgaggggcggggccaaatagggaaataggggtttatcctttaaatcgctatttttcataaagttatgaatggatttgaaccaaatttggtctggaatatccttaggggaagggggaaagagagtttatataaatattgactctgacccccaaggggcctgaagggaggggccaaataggggaaatagagatttgtctttatatcgctactagtcataaagttttaaatggatttgaacccaatttggtcagaaacatctgtGGTGATggggggaacagattttgcataaatggttactgtgaccctcaatcccataactatgtatagtatcgctgggcattaagggataaacacaattcttatgtaaaaataggccaaagggttttccccaccctaagggacttagtttctttaaacaccattatgttgtaaaaataatccgtatggtctttcagagagtacatttttgtatatgtattaacaaattgaacatgaacattattttgacattcggtcaaatccaaccaggtgagcgatacaggccccatgggcctcttgttctgaTATAGTTAAGTTTATCGTACAGTTTCTGTTTCAGTCGTAATTGTGAGTGAAGTATAGTAATAAATACTGTTGAAAATATTACTCTTTAGTCACAAATCGTCACGGATAAGAAGCAAGGCGGAGGAGTATTAGTCGTTAGAGACACCTATTGATCAGCGTTATAGATAAATCTGGTCAAAATGACCACGTTTTCTCACGTCCTTTGTCTGATTTGTGTAAACACATATTTTTGAATTTCATCattaaaatgaaagaaatgtACTCGGTATTTGAATGCTatcaataaaacacattttggTGGAAAGTACCATTACATGTCTGAAGGCCTGGATTGAGTCTGTCATGGTGCAACATCCGTCTTCTACGTAACATATAACTGAGGTGTTTAGATAATACATATGGCACGGATGAAACTAAATTAACTGAGACGTCCCAGTGTTTGGATTTTTAACAAACGGTtggtattaaaataatattttgtagCAGACATCACTTTGCGACATTCAGtgatatttacttttttttacaaaggAAAATTCCATCCACCTTCAGAAATTCTCCCATAATATCAATGGTCCAGCATAATTATATTTGTACATGATGCGAAGAACAGCAGTTTGCTTTGCGAAGATCTAGATCGACATTGCGAAGGGTGACAAATGTACCACGCCAATGTGGCCTCCAATGCGACAAAACGACAGTATCTCCaccacatatatgttttattaattCATCAATTAAAATTGAACATATCATTAAAGCCAAGAAAATGCAAATTTCcaatgtacctgtgtatactgaacACCAACAGGCAAAACCTGTGTATACCGAACGGCGAACACCACCAGATTAAACCTGTGTATGCTGAACACCACCAGACAAATTATGTGTAAAACGAACACTATCAGACAAAACACGTGTGTAACGAACACATCAgacaaaacctgtgtataacgAACACATCAGataaaacctgtgtataacgAACACATCAGataaaacctgtgtataacgAACACATCAgacaaaacctgtgtataacgAACACA encodes:
- the LOC117344157 gene encoding protein yellow-like, with product MADVHSVIVLVLLSFLYIQDVSTQEAGIVNHWESVGYSWPNETTKQNYIMKKKFVVENNIISGIKVLDGNVYVTVPRWRPGVPSTLNKVITDPTNTDESILEPYPNWEMQTLGDCNALQYAQSMEVDPNTGYMWIIDVGRTDILTDHPQNLCPAKLIIYDVRNDKLVHVHEFPDAVVSRTSNFLNDIVLDYVNGAASFAYITDSVDAKLIVYDHERDVSYFFKHPSMEVEEAVESILIGDNTLTMRVHLNGIAMSYDFRFVYFCALNAYSLYRVPTNVLRKQSSTFYVERVDRKNDFSDGMVATDKALYYGGLTKYAVNKWPFSQKSTEMLVISNDTSLRWVDSFAMDDQENLWLVANGLDLFLTGRMDYSGLLYDCSHSKATLGG